The Carnobacterium divergens genome includes a window with the following:
- a CDS encoding ABC transporter ATP-binding protein — MLEVRNLKKTFGSLTAVNRLSFTIKDGEILGMIGQNGAGKTTTFRLILQFLTADSGEVLWNGEPLKKVDYDMIGYLPEERGLYPNISIEEQIYYFARLRGKTKKEIKPQVDYWMEKFQVKGKKTDKVKSLSKGNQQKVQLICTLIHKPKLVILDEPFSGLDPVNADLLQQGIIELKEQGSCVIFSSHQMENVAEICDTLVMLRNGEMVLHGKVNEIRETFGRTKLFLESNLTKGELENLPGVQQVTHTAEGVAILQLSEAHYGKEIFEIVTKNGYIPTFSQQAPTLEEIFKLKAGDNDESN; from the coding sequence ATGTTAGAAGTAAGAAATTTAAAAAAGACATTTGGTTCCTTAACAGCAGTCAACAGGTTGTCCTTTACTATTAAAGATGGCGAAATTCTAGGTATGATTGGACAAAATGGAGCAGGAAAAACAACAACATTTCGTTTAATTCTGCAATTTTTAACGGCAGATAGTGGCGAAGTTTTATGGAATGGAGAGCCATTAAAAAAAGTGGATTACGACATGATTGGTTATTTACCAGAAGAAAGAGGACTATACCCTAATATTTCAATCGAAGAGCAAATTTATTATTTTGCACGATTAAGAGGAAAGACAAAAAAAGAAATCAAACCTCAGGTGGATTATTGGATGGAAAAATTCCAAGTGAAGGGTAAGAAAACAGATAAAGTCAAATCTCTTTCAAAAGGAAATCAACAAAAAGTTCAATTAATTTGCACGTTGATTCATAAACCAAAGCTTGTGATTCTAGATGAACCGTTTAGTGGATTAGATCCAGTCAATGCAGATTTATTGCAACAAGGAATTATTGAATTAAAAGAGCAAGGCAGCTGTGTGATTTTTTCTAGTCATCAAATGGAAAATGTTGCTGAAATTTGTGACACGCTAGTGATGTTACGCAATGGTGAGATGGTGTTGCATGGCAAAGTAAATGAAATTAGAGAAACATTTGGTCGAACAAAACTATTTTTAGAAAGCAATTTGACAAAGGGTGAATTGGAAAATCTTCCTGGCGTACAACAAGTTACTCACACTGCAGAAGGTGTAGCGATACTTCAGTTAAGTGAGGCTCATTACGGCAAAGAAATTTTTGAGATTGTAACTAAAAATGGCTACATCCCGACCTTCAGTCAGCAAGCACCAACATTAGAAGAAATTTTCAAGTTGAAAGCAGGTGACAATGATGAAAGTAACTAA